The Geothermobacter ehrlichii genome includes the window ATGGCAGCGGTCAGAGTCGTCTTCCCGTGGTCAACGTGGCCGATGGTGCCAATGTTGACATGGGGCTTTGTTCTCTCGAATTTTTCCTTGGACATTGCGTCGACCTCCCTTGTTTCGAGAATCCTGTCTTTTTTGCTTTTGTCGGATTGCGGCCAGAACAGATCCGCTTTCGCGTGACTTAACGGCTCCGAAAAACAACAAAAATCTTCCCAAACAAAAGTGAAATGGAGCCCACAACCGGAATTGAACCGGTGACCTCACCCTTACCAAGGGTGTGCTCTACCATCTGAGCTATGTGGGCTTATTCCACCTTTGTCCGCGAAGATCGGTTTTAGTATGGAGCGGGAAACGGGACTCGAACCCGCGACCCTCAGCTTGGAAGGCTGATGCTCTAGCCAACTGAGCTACTCCCGCCCAAAACCTCGAAGAACCGAACTTCTATTAAGTTGTCTTGCAGCCTGGTGGGCGCCACCCGGCGGTGCTCCCAGTACCTGCGGCTCGTGGCCTCCTGGAACACAGCCTCCGGACTTTGCCCGGCAGGTAATTTATCAGTGGTGGAGGGGGGAGGATTCGAACCTCCGAAGTCTACGACGGCAGATTTACAGTCTGCTCCCTTTGGCCACTCGGGAACCCCTCCAAAGGATTGCCTCGATCTATTCTCTTTTCAGCTCGTTGCGCCGTTGTGCTCGAGTGGAGCTGGCGACAGGAATCGAACCCGCAACCTGCTGATTACAAGTCAGCTGCTCTACCAGTTGAGCTACGCCAGCACAAGGAGCGATTTATACCTGAGCGGCGCGCGAAATGCAAGGCCTTTTTTTACGGCCCCGCCCCGCCGCAGCAGCGCAAAACATATAATTTAATTGACCTGCCTTGTCAACCGCCTAGTTGGCCCCGGGGCAATTTTTTTTTGCCCGGCACTGCCCAATAAACAATTTCGGGCGCCCCCCTTGACAATAGGCGACAAATATGGTCATATTTAAACCGCAACAACC containing:
- a CDS encoding GTP-binding protein, producing MSKEKFERTKPHVNIGTIGHVDHGKTTLTAA